In the genome of Kitasatospora cathayae, one region contains:
- a CDS encoding SGNH/GDSL hydrolase family protein, giving the protein MPTTSRSYASYVAVGDSFTEGMCDDLHPDGHYRGWADRVASALAAEAAANEDAVDGDAADFRYANLAVRGKLIGQIHDEQLPAAVSMGAELVTLAGGLNDVLRPGCDIDRVERLLGRCAAELRATGATVVLFTSTDPTRRLAGSARLLPTILRMKAFVQELGQQDGFAVVDLFSAPCFDDRRLWAEDRLHLSPEGHRRVAEGVLEALGRPAAFDWRAPLPAAAPPGRVEKLRSDARWLGTHLGPWIGRRLTGRSSGDGRPPKRPELLPYC; this is encoded by the coding sequence GTGCCCACCACCAGCCGCAGCTACGCCAGCTACGTCGCCGTCGGGGACTCCTTCACCGAGGGCATGTGCGACGACCTGCACCCCGACGGCCACTACCGCGGCTGGGCCGACCGGGTCGCCTCCGCACTGGCCGCCGAAGCCGCCGCGAACGAGGACGCCGTGGACGGGGACGCCGCGGACTTCCGGTACGCCAACCTCGCCGTCCGCGGCAAGCTCATCGGCCAGATCCACGACGAACAGCTCCCCGCCGCCGTCTCGATGGGTGCCGAACTCGTCACCCTGGCCGGCGGCCTCAACGACGTGCTGCGCCCCGGCTGCGACATCGACCGGGTCGAGCGGCTGCTCGGCCGCTGCGCCGCCGAGCTGCGCGCCACCGGCGCCACGGTCGTGCTGTTCACCAGCACCGACCCCACTCGCCGGCTGGCCGGCAGTGCCCGGCTGCTGCCCACCATCCTGCGGATGAAGGCCTTCGTGCAGGAGCTCGGACAGCAGGACGGCTTCGCCGTCGTCGACCTCTTCTCCGCGCCCTGCTTCGACGACCGCCGGCTCTGGGCCGAGGACCGCCTCCACCTGTCGCCCGAGGGCCACCGCCGGGTCGCCGAGGGCGTGCTGGAGGCGCTCGGCCGCCCCGCCGCCTTCGACTGGCGCGCACCGCTGCCCGCGGCCGCCCCGCCCGGCCGAGTCGAGAAGCTGCGCTCGGACGCCCGCTGGCTGGGCACCCACCTCGGCCCCTGGATCGGCCGCCGCCTCACCGGCCGCTCCTCCGGCGACGGCCGGCCGCCGAAGCGGCCGGAGCTGCTGCCCTACTGCTGA
- a CDS encoding GNAT family N-acetyltransferase has product MPQSNVTELVRMWISGWVVSRGAADPVEQPWGWTIDVGAPTREVGRHVLPEPTEAEVRKLAEATTAPATWLKLFADDDTVRPWLGPRWRLDPPGFLMTAPLAPEQPELPAGYTLTTWARGGVLRALVRSADGQLAARGQAGLAGAVAVPDQIVTAPEHRRRGLGSVVMRALQSGAYQAGARTGVLVGTAEGQALYTALGWTTQAPMASLVLEAETVQQ; this is encoded by the coding sequence ATGCCGCAGTCGAACGTCACCGAGCTGGTCCGGATGTGGATCAGCGGTTGGGTCGTCTCCCGGGGCGCCGCCGACCCGGTGGAGCAGCCGTGGGGCTGGACCATCGACGTCGGTGCGCCGACCAGAGAGGTGGGGCGGCACGTGCTGCCGGAGCCGACCGAGGCCGAGGTCCGCAAGCTCGCCGAGGCGACCACCGCGCCGGCCACCTGGCTGAAGCTGTTCGCCGACGACGACACCGTACGGCCCTGGCTGGGCCCGCGGTGGCGGCTGGACCCGCCGGGCTTCCTGATGACCGCCCCGCTCGCGCCCGAGCAGCCCGAGCTGCCGGCCGGCTACACCCTGACCACCTGGGCCCGGGGCGGCGTCCTGCGCGCCCTGGTGCGCAGCGCGGACGGGCAGCTCGCCGCCCGCGGCCAGGCGGGTCTGGCGGGTGCGGTGGCCGTGCCGGACCAGATCGTGACCGCCCCCGAGCACCGCCGTCGAGGCCTGGGCTCGGTGGTGATGCGGGCGTTGCAGTCCGGCGCGTACCAGGCGGGCGCCCGCACCGGGGTGCTGGTCGGCACGGCGGAGGGCCAGGCGCTGTACACGGCGCTCGGCTGGACCACCCAGGCCCCGATGGCGAGCCTGGTGCTCGAAGCCGAAACGGTTCAGCAGTAG
- a CDS encoding pentapeptide repeat-containing protein: MSETESPQDLTAAAPTPLQSDCGSCFGLCCVALPFAAGSDFAVNKAAGTPCRNLRTDFSCGIHARLRDSGFQGCTVYDCFGAGQRVSQVTFGGVSWREEPDTAKPMFDVFPIVRQLHELLRYLTEALTFAPARPVHAELRQALEQTDRLAGGTPEEILAVDLPAHRQRISDLLLRAGELVRAAVPRRREHRGADLFGARLRGADLQGANLRGALLVAADLSGADLRLADLIGADLRDANLAGADLTTALFLTQAQLNAARGDATTRLPAALTRPAHWPDTAPAAPAAADRKPRGNPRPQGSGGRSGGRPRRR; this comes from the coding sequence GTGAGCGAGACCGAGTCGCCGCAGGACCTCACGGCGGCCGCGCCGACCCCGCTCCAGTCCGACTGCGGCAGCTGCTTCGGGCTCTGCTGCGTCGCCCTGCCCTTCGCCGCCGGCTCCGACTTCGCCGTCAACAAGGCCGCCGGCACCCCCTGCCGCAACCTGCGGACCGACTTCAGCTGCGGAATCCACGCGCGGCTGCGCGACAGCGGCTTCCAGGGCTGCACCGTCTACGACTGCTTCGGCGCCGGGCAGCGGGTCTCCCAGGTCACCTTCGGCGGGGTCAGCTGGCGCGAGGAACCCGACACGGCCAAGCCGATGTTCGACGTGTTCCCGATCGTCCGGCAACTCCACGAGCTGCTCCGGTACCTCACCGAGGCGCTCACCTTCGCCCCCGCCCGCCCCGTCCACGCCGAACTGCGACAGGCCCTCGAACAGACCGACCGCCTCGCCGGCGGCACCCCCGAGGAGATCCTCGCCGTCGACCTCCCGGCCCACCGCCAGCGGATCAGCGACCTCCTGCTGCGCGCCGGCGAACTCGTCCGCGCCGCCGTCCCCCGCCGCCGCGAACACCGCGGCGCCGACCTCTTCGGCGCCCGCCTGCGCGGCGCCGACCTCCAGGGCGCCAACCTGCGCGGCGCACTCCTCGTCGCCGCCGACCTCTCCGGCGCCGACCTCCGCCTCGCCGACCTCATCGGTGCCGACCTCCGCGACGCCAACCTCGCCGGCGCCGACCTCACCACGGCCCTCTTCCTCACCCAGGCCCAGCTCAACGCCGCCCGCGGCGACGCCACCACCCGCCTCCCGGCCGCCCTGACCCGCCCTGCCCACTGGCCCGACACCGCCCCGGCCGCCCCGGCCGCCGCCGACCGCAAGCCGCGCGGCAACCCCCGGCCACAGGGCAGCGGCGGCCGCTCAGGCGGCCGCCCGCGCCGGCGGTAG
- a CDS encoding tyrosine-protein phosphatase produces the protein MSTRHIEFEALHNFRDLGGCSATDGRTVRRGLLYRSDSLGKLTSRADLERLQALGVRTVIDLRYDWEIAAKGRVPDFDGLDFHNYSIEHRPYDQASIDPELDPWRYLADRFAEVAEDGVKEIRQTLDVIIAAEAPVVFHCMSGKDRTGLIAALVLTLLGVSEDDIAADFALTERATPHLIADWHATHPGQTLRWPSYGRAPETVIRLALADLASRYGSVMAYLTDTIGLDHDRIGALRSRLLTS, from the coding sequence ATGTCAACGCGTCACATCGAGTTCGAGGCCCTGCACAACTTCCGTGACCTGGGCGGCTGTTCCGCCACCGACGGACGGACCGTCCGCCGGGGCCTGCTCTACCGCTCCGACTCGCTCGGCAAGCTCACCTCCCGCGCCGACCTGGAGCGACTCCAGGCCCTCGGCGTGCGGACCGTGATCGACCTGCGCTACGACTGGGAGATCGCCGCCAAGGGCCGGGTCCCCGACTTCGACGGACTGGACTTCCACAACTACTCGATCGAGCACCGCCCGTACGACCAGGCCTCGATCGACCCCGAGCTCGACCCCTGGCGCTACCTCGCCGACCGCTTCGCCGAGGTCGCCGAGGACGGGGTCAAGGAGATCCGCCAGACCCTGGACGTGATCATCGCGGCCGAGGCGCCGGTGGTCTTCCACTGCATGTCCGGCAAGGACCGCACCGGCCTGATCGCCGCCCTGGTGCTCACCCTGCTCGGCGTCTCCGAGGACGACATCGCCGCCGACTTCGCCCTCACCGAACGCGCCACCCCGCACCTCATCGCCGACTGGCACGCCACCCACCCCGGCCAGACCCTCCGCTGGCCCAGCTACGGCCGGGCCCCGGAGACCGTCATCCGCCTCGCCCTCGCCGACCTCGCCAGCCGTTACGGCTCCGTCATGGCCTACCTCACCGACACCATCGGCCTCGACCACGACCGGATCGGCGCCCTGCGATCACGGCTGCTCACGTCCTGA
- a CDS encoding TetR/AcrR family transcriptional regulator: MSGLRERKKERTRQAISEAAIALFLEHGFDQVSVADVAAAAEVSKPTLFSYFASKEDLVVHRFADHQDQAADVVRGRADDESVLDALRRDFLDGLARRDPVTGLNDHPQVLAFTALVYGTPSLAARVSAYVSRAEQSLAEALREAPDLAPPRELTAQLLAAQVTATQRVLALYNWRRIHDDGRTADDLHTEAAADAERAFELLARGYTT, encoded by the coding sequence ATGAGTGGACTGCGGGAGCGCAAGAAGGAACGGACGCGACAGGCCATCTCCGAGGCGGCCATCGCGCTCTTCCTCGAGCACGGCTTCGACCAGGTCTCGGTGGCGGACGTCGCGGCCGCCGCCGAGGTCTCCAAGCCCACCCTGTTCAGCTACTTCGCCAGCAAGGAGGACCTGGTCGTCCACCGCTTCGCCGACCACCAGGACCAGGCGGCGGACGTGGTCCGGGGCCGGGCCGACGACGAGTCGGTGCTCGACGCGCTGCGCCGGGACTTCCTGGACGGCCTCGCCCGGCGCGACCCGGTCACCGGCCTCAACGACCACCCCCAGGTGCTCGCCTTCACCGCGCTGGTGTACGGCACCCCGAGCCTGGCCGCCCGGGTCAGCGCGTACGTGTCCCGCGCCGAGCAGTCCCTCGCCGAGGCACTGCGCGAGGCCCCCGACCTCGCCCCGCCCCGGGAGCTCACCGCGCAGCTGCTCGCCGCCCAGGTCACCGCCACCCAACGCGTCCTCGCCCTGTACAACTGGCGCCGCATCCACGACGACGGGCGCACCGCCGACGACCTCCATACCGAGGCCGCCGCCGACGCCGAGCGCGCCTTCGAACTCCTCGCCCGGGGCTACACCACCTGA
- a CDS encoding DUF6232 family protein produces the protein MARSVIDVRVSRRVLWIGGDAYPLNQIARARQVVWWPPKRSRLIIRFVRKLLGLLIIAGVLNALVPGMLTRPGSAYLPDALLLGFFCYYLYRLVTQLRYKPLYKLVIETSSSSNTAVVSYQAWQVQDLIQRIMEAIDDPLAEFTIQVENVHIGDQINQYGDHNTGKTVYS, from the coding sequence TTGGCACGGAGCGTGATCGACGTCAGGGTGAGCCGGCGGGTGCTGTGGATCGGCGGGGACGCGTACCCGCTGAACCAGATCGCCAGGGCACGGCAGGTGGTGTGGTGGCCGCCCAAGCGCTCACGCCTGATCATCAGGTTCGTCCGGAAGCTGCTCGGGCTGCTGATCATCGCCGGCGTCCTCAACGCCCTCGTCCCGGGCATGCTGACCCGGCCGGGGTCGGCCTACCTTCCGGACGCGCTGTTGCTGGGGTTCTTCTGCTACTACCTCTACCGGCTGGTCACCCAGCTGCGGTACAAGCCGCTCTACAAGCTGGTCATCGAGACGTCCAGTTCCTCGAACACCGCGGTGGTGAGCTACCAGGCCTGGCAGGTCCAGGACCTGATCCAGCGCATCATGGAAGCGATCGACGACCCCCTGGCCGAGTTCACGATCCAGGTCGAGAACGTCCACATCGGCGACCAGATCAACCAGTACGGCGACCACAACACGGGGAAGACGGTCTACTCATGA
- a CDS encoding RidA family protein has protein sequence MTERRAILTGSTFEEQIGYARAVVDGDWVHVSGTTGFDYATMTISEDVVEQAEQCLRNIGSALAEAGCGFADVVRVRYLLPERADFEPCWPVLRRCFGEVRPAATMQVCGLADPRMRIEIEVTARRSAG, from the coding sequence ATGACAGAGCGACGCGCGATACTCACCGGTTCCACCTTCGAGGAGCAGATCGGCTACGCCCGCGCCGTGGTGGACGGCGACTGGGTGCACGTGTCCGGCACGACCGGGTTCGACTACGCCACCATGACCATCTCCGAGGACGTGGTGGAGCAGGCCGAGCAGTGCCTGCGCAACATCGGGTCCGCGCTGGCCGAGGCCGGCTGCGGCTTCGCCGACGTGGTGCGGGTGCGCTACCTGCTGCCCGAGCGCGCGGACTTCGAGCCCTGCTGGCCGGTCCTGCGCCGCTGCTTCGGCGAGGTGCGGCCCGCCGCGACGATGCAGGTGTGCGGCTTGGCCGACCCGCGGATGCGGATCGAGATCGAGGTGACCGCCCGGCGTTCGGCCGGCTGA
- a CDS encoding LysR family transcriptional regulator, protein MARPELPLPQLHAFVVLAEELHFGRAAARLGIAQPPLSQQIRRLEEKVGHPLLLREPGGVTLTPAGRELLPAARRALADLADGLAAARAVGSGEAGRLRIGFSASLALTVLPGLLRTFRDRHPGVHLDVREMTSAPQLAALHDRGIDVGLLREPPEDEPELRFRTVLSEPFVAVLPAHHPLAAERAVRLGQLADEPFVLLPREEGPQLYDRITGLCTEAGFTPRIGQHAVEWQTVCALVGAGLGVSLAPAGIRRIRLRGVAFRRIEPGTARTRSAVAWRADDRSPLVGHLLAAVSEGMSGP, encoded by the coding sequence ATGGCCCGCCCCGAACTCCCCCTGCCGCAGCTGCACGCCTTCGTGGTGCTCGCCGAGGAACTGCACTTCGGCCGCGCCGCCGCCCGCCTAGGCATCGCCCAGCCGCCGCTGAGCCAGCAGATCCGCCGGCTGGAGGAGAAGGTCGGCCACCCGCTGCTTTTGCGCGAGCCCGGCGGCGTCACCCTGACCCCGGCCGGGCGCGAGCTGCTGCCCGCCGCGCGCCGGGCGCTGGCCGACCTCGCGGACGGGCTGGCCGCCGCCCGGGCGGTCGGCAGCGGCGAGGCGGGCCGGCTGCGGATCGGGTTCTCCGCCTCGCTGGCCCTGACCGTGCTGCCCGGCCTGCTGCGCACCTTCCGGGATCGCCACCCGGGCGTGCACCTGGACGTACGGGAGATGACCAGCGCCCCGCAGCTCGCCGCCCTGCACGACCGCGGCATCGACGTGGGCCTGCTGCGCGAACCGCCCGAGGACGAGCCGGAGCTGCGCTTCCGGACGGTGCTCAGCGAGCCCTTCGTCGCCGTGCTCCCGGCGCACCACCCGCTGGCCGCCGAACGGGCCGTCCGGCTCGGGCAGCTGGCGGACGAGCCGTTCGTGCTGCTGCCCCGGGAGGAGGGGCCGCAGCTGTACGACCGGATCACCGGCCTGTGCACGGAGGCGGGCTTCACCCCGCGGATCGGGCAGCACGCGGTGGAGTGGCAGACGGTGTGCGCGCTGGTGGGGGCGGGCCTCGGCGTCTCGCTGGCCCCGGCGGGCATCCGGCGGATCCGCCTGCGGGGCGTCGCCTTCCGCCGGATCGAGCCGGGCACCGCCCGCACCCGCTCCGCGGTCGCCTGGCGCGCCGACGACCGGAGCCCGCTGGTCGGCCACCTGCTGGCGGCCGTGAGCGAAGGGATGTCGGGGCCCTAG
- a CDS encoding DUF397 domain-containing protein: MMPSKTTVPWRKSSCSGNNGGNCIEVATAHHGQLVRDSKDPGGPVLGFGPVAWQSFIDAVRTDRLR, encoded by the coding sequence ATGATGCCCAGTAAGACCACGGTCCCCTGGCGCAAGTCCAGCTGTAGCGGAAACAACGGCGGCAACTGCATCGAGGTGGCCACGGCCCACCACGGGCAGCTCGTCCGTGACTCGAAGGATCCCGGCGGCCCCGTCCTCGGATTCGGTCCCGTCGCCTGGCAGTCCTTCATCGACGCCGTCCGCACCGACCGACTCCGCTGA
- a CDS encoding aminoglycoside phosphotransferase family protein, protein MCAAVRMHPDEPVVDAALVRRLISAQFPQWVGLPVTPVGSAGTDNAMFRLGPELAVRLPRVEWAAGDVRREHQWLPRLAPQLPLPVPAPLAVGRPAANYPWQWSVVRWLDGVNPAVGALAAPEALARDLAGFVNALRALDPAGAPAGPRSASLASRDGSTRAAIAQLAGTIDTAAATALWDKALRLPEYAGPPVWMHGDLTPGNLLVDRSGRLSAVIDFALMGVGDPTADLIAAWNLLPASARPAFRAALRADDAMWARGRAWALSMALVTIPYYRHTDPALTANARHVVREVLADRSV, encoded by the coding sequence ATGTGCGCAGCCGTCCGGATGCACCCCGATGAACCGGTCGTCGACGCGGCCCTGGTACGGCGGTTGATCTCCGCCCAGTTCCCGCAGTGGGTGGGCCTTCCGGTCACACCCGTCGGGTCCGCCGGGACGGACAACGCGATGTTCCGGCTCGGGCCCGAACTCGCCGTCCGGCTGCCCCGGGTGGAGTGGGCCGCCGGGGACGTCCGCCGCGAGCACCAGTGGCTGCCCCGACTGGCGCCGCAGTTGCCGCTGCCCGTCCCCGCCCCGTTGGCCGTCGGCCGCCCCGCCGCGAACTACCCCTGGCAGTGGTCGGTGGTGCGCTGGCTCGACGGCGTCAATCCGGCCGTCGGCGCGCTCGCCGCGCCCGAGGCCCTCGCCCGCGACCTGGCCGGCTTCGTCAACGCCCTGCGCGCCCTCGACCCCGCCGGCGCCCCGGCCGGCCCCCGCAGCGCGTCGCTCGCCTCCCGGGACGGCTCCACCCGCGCGGCGATCGCCCAACTCGCGGGCACGATCGACACCGCGGCCGCGACCGCCCTGTGGGACAAGGCGCTGCGCCTGCCCGAGTACGCGGGCCCGCCGGTCTGGATGCACGGCGACCTCACCCCCGGCAACCTCCTGGTCGACAGATCCGGCCGGCTCTCCGCCGTCATCGACTTCGCCCTGATGGGCGTCGGCGACCCCACCGCCGACCTGATCGCCGCCTGGAACCTGCTCCCCGCCTCCGCGCGCCCCGCCTTCCGCGCCGCCCTGCGCGCCGACGACGCCATGTGGGCGCGCGGCCGCGCCTGGGCCCTCTCCATGGCCCTGGTGACCATCCCCTACTACCGCCACACCGACCCGGCGCTGACCGCCAACGCCCGCCACGTCGTCCGCGAGGTGCTCGCCGACCGCAGCGTCTGA
- a CDS encoding Tex family protein — MTTPVEQGARQAQQAIERKIAEELGVREGQVKAAVELLDGGSTVPFVARYRKEVTGSLDDAQLRTLEERLRYLRELEERRAAVLESIASQGKLDDALRAQVLAADSKARLEDIYLPFKPKRRTKAQIAREAGLEPLADTLLADPTQDPAALAAQYLNESVADGAAALEGARAILVERFGEDADLVGSLRERMWTRGRLVARVRDGKEGDGVKFADYFDFAEPYTKLPSHRILAMLRGEKEEVLDLELSPYEGESEGDLPGENDYEQRIAARFGIADRGRPADKWLGDTVRWAWRTRVLVRLGIDLRARLRAEAEDEAVRVFAANLRDLLLAAPAGTRATMGLDPGFRTGVKVAVVDATGKVVAYETIYPHQPANKWDAALATLAALAEKHQVDLVAIGNGTASRETDKLAEDLIKRHPELKLTKAMVSEAGASVYSASAFASQELPDLDVSIRGAVSIARRLQDPLAELVKIDPKSIGVGQYQHDLSEVKLSRSLDAVVEDCVNAVGVDVNTASAPLLTRVSGITATLADNIVAHRDANGPFRTRKQLKDVARLGPKAFEQCAGFLRIPGGEDPLDASSVHPEAYPVVRRILASTGGELRELIGNGERLRALRPADFADDTFGIPTVTDILGELDKPGRDPRPAFRTAVFKEGVDKIGDLEVGMVLEGVVTNVAAFGAFVDVGVHQDGLVHVSALSKNFVKDPREVVKPGDIVKVRVVSVDVPRKRIGLTLRLDDEVGRERGDRGGDRGDRQARPPRQERRSGGQGQGGQGGRGGQDRRDRGGSGGNVPLANSAMADALRRAGLAGGGSGGDSGSKDRRSGRR, encoded by the coding sequence GTGACCACGCCAGTCGAACAGGGGGCCCGGCAGGCCCAGCAGGCGATCGAGCGCAAGATCGCCGAGGAACTGGGCGTCCGCGAGGGGCAGGTGAAGGCTGCGGTCGAACTGCTCGACGGCGGCTCGACCGTCCCCTTCGTGGCCCGCTACCGCAAGGAGGTCACCGGCTCGCTGGACGATGCCCAGCTGCGCACCCTGGAGGAGCGGCTGCGCTACCTGCGCGAGCTGGAGGAGCGCCGGGCGGCCGTCCTGGAGTCGATCGCGTCCCAGGGCAAGCTGGACGACGCGCTGCGCGCCCAGGTGCTGGCGGCCGATTCCAAGGCCCGGCTGGAGGACATCTACCTGCCGTTCAAGCCCAAGCGGCGCACCAAGGCGCAGATCGCCCGCGAGGCCGGGCTGGAGCCGCTGGCCGACACCCTGCTCGCCGACCCGACGCAGGACCCGGCCGCCCTGGCCGCCCAGTACCTGAACGAGTCGGTGGCGGACGGCGCGGCCGCCCTGGAGGGCGCCCGGGCGATCCTGGTCGAGCGCTTCGGCGAGGACGCCGACCTGGTCGGCTCGCTGCGCGAGCGGATGTGGACCCGCGGCCGCCTGGTCGCCAGGGTCCGCGACGGCAAGGAGGGCGACGGCGTCAAGTTCGCCGACTACTTCGACTTCGCCGAGCCGTACACCAAGCTGCCCTCGCACCGCATCCTGGCGATGCTGCGCGGCGAGAAGGAGGAGGTGCTCGACCTCGAACTCTCGCCCTACGAAGGCGAGTCCGAGGGCGACCTGCCCGGCGAGAACGACTACGAGCAGCGCATCGCCGCCCGCTTCGGCATCGCCGACCGCGGCCGCCCGGCCGACAAGTGGCTCGGCGACACCGTCCGCTGGGCCTGGCGCACCCGCGTCCTGGTGCGCCTGGGCATCGACCTGCGCGCCCGGCTGCGCGCCGAGGCCGAGGACGAGGCGGTGCGCGTCTTCGCCGCCAACCTGCGCGACCTGCTGCTCGCCGCCCCGGCCGGCACCCGCGCCACCATGGGGCTGGACCCGGGCTTCCGCACCGGGGTGAAGGTCGCCGTGGTGGACGCCACCGGCAAGGTCGTCGCGTACGAGACCATCTACCCGCACCAGCCCGCCAACAAGTGGGACGCGGCCCTGGCCACCCTGGCCGCGCTCGCCGAGAAGCACCAGGTCGACCTGGTGGCGATCGGCAACGGCACCGCCTCCCGGGAGACCGACAAGCTCGCCGAGGACCTGATCAAGCGCCACCCCGAGCTGAAGCTCACCAAGGCGATGGTCAGCGAGGCCGGCGCCTCGGTCTACTCGGCCTCCGCCTTCGCCTCCCAGGAGCTGCCAGACCTGGACGTGTCGATCCGCGGTGCGGTCTCCATCGCCCGCCGCCTCCAGGACCCGCTGGCCGAGCTGGTCAAGATCGACCCCAAGTCGATCGGCGTCGGCCAGTACCAGCACGACCTGAGCGAGGTGAAGCTCTCCCGCTCGCTGGACGCCGTGGTCGAGGACTGCGTCAACGCCGTCGGGGTGGACGTCAACACCGCCTCGGCACCGCTGCTCACCCGGGTCTCCGGCATCACCGCCACGCTGGCGGACAACATCGTGGCCCACCGCGACGCCAACGGCCCGTTCCGCACCCGCAAGCAGCTCAAGGACGTCGCCCGGCTCGGCCCCAAGGCCTTCGAGCAGTGCGCCGGCTTCCTGCGCATCCCCGGCGGCGAGGACCCGCTGGACGCCTCCAGCGTGCACCCCGAGGCCTACCCGGTGGTGCGCCGCATCCTCGCCTCGACCGGCGGGGAGCTGCGCGAGCTGATCGGCAACGGCGAGCGGCTGCGGGCGCTGCGCCCGGCCGACTTCGCGGACGACACCTTCGGCATCCCGACCGTCACCGACATCCTCGGCGAGCTGGACAAGCCGGGCCGCGACCCGCGTCCGGCCTTCCGCACCGCCGTCTTCAAGGAGGGCGTCGACAAGATCGGCGACCTGGAGGTCGGCATGGTGCTGGAGGGCGTGGTGACCAACGTCGCCGCCTTCGGCGCCTTCGTCGACGTGGGCGTCCACCAGGACGGACTGGTGCACGTCTCGGCGCTGTCGAAGAACTTCGTCAAGGACCCGCGCGAGGTGGTCAAGCCCGGCGACATCGTCAAGGTCCGGGTGGTCTCGGTGGACGTGCCGCGCAAGCGGATCGGGCTCACCCTGCGGCTGGACGACGAGGTCGGCCGCGAGCGCGGCGACCGTGGCGGCGACCGGGGCGACCGGCAGGCCCGCCCGCCCCGCCAGGAGCGGCGCAGCGGCGGCCAGGGGCAGGGCGGCCAGGGCGGTCGCGGCGGCCAGGACCGGCGGGACCGCGGCGGATCCGGCGGCAACGTCCCGCTGGCGAACAGCGCCATGGCGGACGCGCTGCGCCGGGCCGGGCTGGCCGGTGGCGGCTCCGGCGGCGACAGCGGCTCGAAGGACCGGCGCTCCGGACGGCGCTGA
- a CDS encoding SHOCT domain-containing protein, which translates to MDTYALATSLAVDYPVLNIFWTMLELFLWILWFFLLFKIITDIFRSHDIGGWGKAGWLVLVIFLPLIGVLVYLIARGQGMGMRDIEQAQQADAAVRAYIRDAAGTPPQEGGGGRSHVEDLARLADLKAKGAISDEEYQKAKDKLLV; encoded by the coding sequence ATGGACACCTACGCGTTGGCCACCTCGCTGGCCGTGGACTACCCGGTGCTCAACATCTTCTGGACGATGTTGGAGCTGTTCCTGTGGATCCTGTGGTTCTTCCTGCTGTTCAAGATCATCACGGACATCTTCCGCAGCCACGACATCGGCGGCTGGGGCAAGGCCGGCTGGCTGGTCCTGGTGATCTTCCTCCCGCTGATCGGCGTCCTCGTGTACCTCATCGCCCGTGGCCAGGGCATGGGGATGCGGGACATCGAGCAGGCCCAGCAGGCCGACGCGGCGGTCCGGGCCTACATCCGGGACGCGGCCGGAACGCCCCCGCAGGAGGGCGGCGGCGGCCGCAGCCATGTCGAGGACCTGGCGAGGCTGGCGGACCTGAAGGCGAAGGGCGCGATCTCCGACGAGGAGTACCAGAAGGCCAAGGACAAACTCCTGGTCTGA
- a CDS encoding NUDIX domain-containing protein codes for MTDTTDRTATSAGAAELAALFPALHAPQYWAWGRYDARFSTELPPDELVTNIHLVGFADGNVVLCRDDRDHWFLPGGTRERDESVAECLERELREEAGARLLGEPGWLGAHRCHTEDAVPYRPWQPHPDKAWLWGWGEVELDSTPTNPADGEQVVEVRAVPVAEAQRLLLTGHDAWWGELIGLAVELRRRAGLG; via the coding sequence ATGACAGACACCACGGACCGCACCGCCACCTCCGCCGGAGCCGCCGAACTCGCGGCCCTCTTCCCTGCGTTGCACGCGCCGCAGTACTGGGCCTGGGGTCGCTACGACGCCAGGTTCTCCACCGAGCTGCCGCCGGACGAGCTGGTCACCAACATCCACCTGGTCGGATTCGCGGACGGCAACGTGGTGCTGTGCCGCGACGACCGGGACCACTGGTTCCTGCCCGGCGGCACCCGGGAGCGGGACGAGTCCGTCGCGGAGTGCCTGGAGCGGGAGCTGCGCGAGGAAGCCGGCGCCCGGCTGCTCGGCGAGCCGGGCTGGCTGGGCGCGCACCGCTGCCACACCGAGGACGCGGTGCCGTACCGGCCGTGGCAGCCGCACCCGGACAAGGCCTGGCTGTGGGGCTGGGGCGAGGTCGAGCTGGACTCGACGCCGACCAACCCGGCGGACGGCGAGCAGGTGGTCGAGGTCCGGGCCGTCCCGGTCGCCGAGGCGCAGCGGCTGTTGCTGACCGGGCACGACGCCTGGTGGGGCGAGCTGATCGGGCTGGCGGTGGAGCTGCGGCGGCGCGCCGGGCTCGGCTGA